One genomic segment of Danio rerio strain Tuebingen ecotype United States chromosome 11, GRCz12tu, whole genome shotgun sequence includes these proteins:
- the LOC141376528 gene encoding uncharacterized protein, producing the protein MCFLIPVVTNTRKTREVHCRRNPHNLRSIHVSTIPQLSLSVGLWNCQSAVNKADFITSIATYSDYNLMALTETWLRPEDTATHATLSANFSFSHTPRQTGRGGGTGLLISKEWKFTLILSLPTISSFEFHAVTIIHPFYINVVVIYRPPGKLGHFLDELDVLLSSFSNFATPLLVLGDFNIYVDKPQAADFQTLLASFDLKRAPTSATHKSGNQLDLIYTRHCFTDQTIVTPLQISDHFLLSLNIHITPEPPHTPTLVTFRRNLRSLSPNRLSTIVSDSLPPSRKLTALDSNSATNTLCSTLASCLDRLCPLASRPARASPPAPWLSDALREHRSKLRAAERIWRKTKNPAHLLTYQTLLSSFSAEVTSAKQTYYRLKINNATNPRLLFKTFSSLLYPPPPPASSTLTTDDFATFFCTKTAKISAQFAAPTTNTQDTTPTPHTLTSFSQLSESEVSKLVLSSHATTCPLDPIPSHLLQAISPAVIPTLTHIINTSLDSGLFPTTFKQARVTPLLKKPNLDHTLLENYRPVSLLPFMAKILEKVVFNQVLDFLTQNNLMDNKQSGFKKGHSTETALLSVVEDLRLAKADSKSSVLILLDLSAAFDTVNHQILLSTLESLGVAGTVIQWFRSYLSDRSFRVSWRGEVSNLQHLNTGVPQGSVLGPLLFSIYTSSLGPVIQRHGFSYHCYADDTQLYLSFHPDDPSVPARISACLLDISHWMKDHHLQLNLAKTEMLVVSANPTLHHNFSIQMDGATITTSKMVKSLGVTIDDQLNFSDHISRTARSCRFALYNIRKIRPFLSEHAAQLLVQALVLSKLDYCNSLLAGLPANSIKPLQLLQNAAARVVFNEPKRAHVTPLLVRLHWLPVAARIKFKTLMFAYKVTSGLAPSYLHSLLQIYVPSRNLRSVNERRLVVPSQRGKKSLSRTLTLNLPSWWNELPNCIRTAESLAIFKKRLKTQLFSLHFTS; encoded by the coding sequence atgtgttttctaattcctgttgttactaacactcgcaaaacacgggaggtgcactgcaggcgtaatcctcacaaccttcgttcaatacatgtatctactattccacaactctctctctccgtgggcctctggaattgtcaatcagctgttaacaaggctgattttattacctccatagctacatattctgactataatctcatggctctaactgagacctggttgaggccggaggacactgctacacatgctactctttctgctaatttctctttttcccacactcctcgtcagacagggagagggggtgggactggactactaatttccaaagaatggaaatttactctgatactgtccctgccaacaatcagctcctttgaattccatgcagtcaccattatccaccccttctacataaatgtggttgtcatctaccgcccaccaggtaaattaggtcacttcctagatgaactggatgttcttctctcatctttttctaattttgccactcccttattggtgctaggtgacttcaacatttacgttgacaaaccgcaagctgcagactttcagactctgcttgcctcttttgacctaaaaagagcacctacttctgctacccacaaatcaggtaatcagctagaccttatttacacacgacactgcttcactgatcaaacaatagtaactccactacaaatatctgatcatttccttctgtctctcaacatccacattactcctgagccgccacacactccaacactggttacctttcgcagaaacctacgatctctctcacccaatagactatccaccattgtttcagactctcttcctccatctcgcaaactcactgcacttgattcgaacagtgccactaatacactctgctccacactagcatcatgtctagaccgattatgtcctcttgcatccaggccagcccgtgccagtcctcctgcaccctggctctcggatgctctccgtgagcatcgctcaaaacttcgggctgcagagagaatttggcggaaaactaaaaatcctgcacatctcttaacataccaaactcttctgtcctctttctcagctgaggttacttctgcaaagcagacgtattaccgtctaaaaatcaacaatgccactaatcctcgcctactttttaaaacattttcctccctcctctatcctcctcctccacccgcatcctccacacttactactgatgactttgctacattcttctgcaccaaaactgcaaaaatcagtgctcaatttgctgcacctacaacaaacacgcaagatacaacaccaacaccacacacactcacctctttttctcagctctctgagtctgaggtgtccaaacttgtgctatctagccatgcaaccacttgtccactcgatcccattccctctcatctcttgcaagccatctctcctgcagtcataccaacactgactcacataattaacacatctcttgactctggtttattccccactacatttaagcaggctagggtaaccccactgctaaagaaacccaacctggaccatacgctacttgaaaactacagaccagtatccctgcttccattcatggccaagattctggagaaagtagtgttcaatcaagtcctggactttcttactcaaaacaatctcatggacaacaagcaatccggctttaagaaaggccactcaactgagactgccctgctctcggtcgtggaggatctcagactggctaaagcagactctaaatcatcagtcctcattttgctggacttgtcagctgcttttgacactgtcaaccaccagatcctgctatctacgcttgagtcactgggcgttgcgggcactgttatacaatggtttagatcttacctctctgacaggtcattcagggtgtcttggaggggagaggtgtccaacctacagcatctaaacactggggtacctcaaggctctgttcttgggccacttctcttctccatctacacatcatctctaggaccagtcatccagagacatggattctcctaccactgctatgctgatgacacccagctatacctctcttttcatcctgatgatccctcggttccagctcgtatctcagcctgcctgttggatatttcacactggatgaaagatcatcatcttcagctgaacctcgcaaaaacggaaatgcttgtagtttctgccaacccgactctacaccataacttttcaatccagatggatggggcaaccattactacatccaaaatggtgaaaagccttggagtaacgattgatgaccaactaaacttctctgaccacatttctagaactgctcgatcgtgcagatttgcactctataacatcagaaagatccgacccttcttatctgaacatgcagctcaactccttgttcaagctcttgttctctccaaactggattactgcaactctctactagctgggcttccagctaactctatcaagcctcttcaactgctccagaatgcagcagcacgagttgtcttcaatgaacctaaacgagcacatgtcactccgctgctagtccgtttgcactggctgccagttgctgctcgcatcaaattcaaaactctgatgtttgcctacaaagtgacttctggcctagcaccttcttatctgcactcacttctgcagatctatgtgccctccagaaacttgcgttctgtgaatgaacgtcgcctcgtggttccatcccaaagagggaaaaaatcactttcgcgaacgctcacgctcaatctgcccagttggtggaatgaactccctaactgcatcagaacagcagagtcactcgctattttcaagaaacgactaaaaactcaactatttagtctccacttcacttcctaa